The Calothrix sp. PCC 7507 DNA segment GTGAGGGTATTGGTCAAGAGTCAAGAGTTATTGCCTATTGCCTCTAATCTCCTCGTAGCACGAAGTAAGGCTATGATTTTTATAGATTTAGTGGCAATCCCAGCTTTATGGAAATCAAAACTGTAACAAAATCAGAGACTGCAAATTTAAAAGTCAACATTTTGCTGGAGACTAGAGATGATGGTAGTGCGATCGCATCTATTTTAGAGCTTCCACAGTATCATGTCGAAGCAGCAACTCGCGGACAGGCGCTGTTGATGCTAGAACAGCTTTTGGTTCAACATCTGGAAAAAGTTGAAGTCACCTCGATGGAAATCAAATTACCTCAAACTGAGCAATCTCAAAGACCTTGGATGAAATTTGCTGGAGTGTTCAAAGACGATCCAGACTTTGACGCAGTTCAGCAGTATATTCAAGAATATCGTCAAGAATTGGATGCTGATGAGAATGCAGTAGATTCTGGTACGGAGAGGGAAGCAGTTTGAGTCTTTGGATTCTCGATACTGATAGCGTTTCTCTTTTCCAGGGAGGAAATTTAGCAATTGCTCGTCGCCTCAATATTATGGATGCCAGCGAAATAGCGATTACAATCGTTACGGTCGAGGAACAATTTCTTGGACGATTTCAAGTTATTCGACGAGCGACTTCTGATGATTTGGTTTCTGCTTATGAAAAACTACAAATAACGTTTGATAGTTTGAAAAGCTTCAATGTCTTAAGATTCACTCCTGAAGCACAAAAACTATATACGAATCTACTTCATCAAAAGATTAAAGTTGGTCGCCAGGATTTACGGATTGCCGCAATCGCTCTTTCTGTCAATGGAATTCTGGTTACGCGGAACAATCGGGACTTTTGTCAAGTACCCAATTTAACTTTAGACAATTGGACTTTATAATTTGATCGCTATAAAGTTTTAAATTCTTCCTCCAGGATGCTAGACAAACACCCTTGGGAGGATTTTGTAGTGCAGTAAATAAAGTATCAAATATATCAGGAGTAAAGCGACATCCCCTTAGCAGGAGACTTGTTAAATGAATTTGCAGTCGATTTGGCAGCTGTTGCAAGAGACATTGAAAGAATGGAGGGAGGACAAGGCCTCACGATTAGCGGCTGCATTAGCTTATTACACAATTTTTTCGATTGCACCTTTGCTGATTATTGTAATTGCGATCGCTGGCGCTGTTTTTGGAGAAGAGGCCGCCAGAGGTGAAATTGTCCGCCAAATTCAAGGTTTAGTCGGCAGAGATGGCGCAGAGTTTATCGAAATAGCGATCAAAAATGCTAACAAGCCACAGACAGGAGCGATCGCTTCTATGATTAGTGTTGTCATCTTATTATTAGGTGCGACGGGTTTATTTACCGAGTTGCAAGATGCCCTCAACACAATTTGGGAAGTGAAGCCAAAACCTGGACGGGGTGTAAAAAATGTTGTCCGTCAGCGATTTCTATCATTCGCCTTAGTTTTAGGTATTGGATTTTTGCTACTAGTATCGCTGGTAATTAGTGCAGCGTTATCCGCACTAGTGACTTTCTTTAGTAACTTGATACCCGGTGTAGATTTTATCTGGCAAATTGTCAACTTTTTGCTTGGTTTTGCCATCACTACATTGCTGTTTGGATTAATTTTTAAAGTCCTACCTGATGTCAAAATTACTTGGGGTGATGTTTTAATTGGCGCATCTCTCACCTCACTATTGTTCTCTATCGGCAGGTTTTTGTTAGGGCAATATTTAGGTAACAACAGTTTTGGTTCAACCTATGGTGCTGCTGGTTCACTGGTTGTGATCCTCGCTTGGGTTTATTATGCTGCCCAAATTCTCTTTTTTGGCGCGGAGTTTACCCAGGTTTATGCGAGAAGATATGGCAGCGGCATAGTTCCAGATAAGAATGCTATCCCTGTTAATAATAAAATTCCTAGTAATCAAGGAAGAAGTCGTAATAGTAGTGCTAATAAGAAGACTGGTTCTAGCTTGATTAATCGCCTCATGAGGTATTTTAGGAAATCACCGCACTAGAAACTAATACGTTAGTGATCATAAAATTCTCAATTATTAAAGTCTTATAAAAAGGATAAATTAACTCTAATGGAAAATTGGTTTTTTATTAATTGGCGCGCAATTTTTGTTCCTAGCATTAGTGTTCTAGAACTATTTATCCGTGGGTCTCTGGTTTATTTGGCTTTATTTTCTGTGCTACGCTTCCTTCCTAGCAGACAATTAGGAACGCTAGGAATTACTGATTTGCTGGTGGTTGTGTTATTTGCTGAGGCTGCCCAAAATGCAATGACTAGTAATTATACATCTATTACTGAAGGAGCTATCCTAGTAGGAACTGTAATTGTTTGGAGCTACTTATTTAACTGGTTAGGTTACAAACTTCCTGAGTTTCAGAAAATCCTTAATCCTCCGCCTTTGCTGCTGGTAAAAAATGGTCGGATGATTCAGCGGCATTTGCAAAAAGAATTGATTACTAACGATGAATTGATGAGTAAGTTACGTCAGCAAGGTGTAGAATTTTTGACTGATGTGAAATTAGCATTTATGGAAGCTGACGGTAGCATTAGTATCATTACATCTGAATCACAAACTAGTATTACGGATAAGCAATAGGTTAAGTAGAGGTGCATGGGGCAGGAAGCAGGGGAGAGATAAGTAACCACGCAAAATTAATTACAGTCATTGCGAGCGAAGCGAAGCAACCGCAATGGTTGGGATTGCTTCATTTCGCTTCGCTCCATTCGCAATGACATTGTGTAATTAATTATGTTTAACTACTTAACTAATAACTCTTGACAAATGACCAATACCTCGGCTCCGCTCGGTACAAGTGACCAATACCTCGGCTCCGCTCGGTACAAGTGACCAATGATAACCCTTACGAGTTAACTTTATTTGCGCCAATACAGTTAATTAAAATGTAAAATATGACGGTTGTATTCTGTGGCGGATTGTGATTGAGCGTTATACTTTGCCCGAAATGGGCAATCTGTGGAGTGAAGCTTATAAATTAAAAACCTGGTTGCAAGTGGAAATTGCTGTCTGTGAGGCTCAAGCTGAACTTGGCTACATTCCATCCCAGGCGGTTGAGGAAATTAAGGCAAAGGCGAATTTTGACCCCAAGCGAGTCCTAGAAATTGAAGCTGAAGTCCGCCACGATGTCATTGCTTTCTTGACAAATGTTAATGAGTATGTTGGTGATGCGGGACGTTATATTCATTTGGGTTTAACGAGTTCAGATGTGCTGGATACGGCTTTAGCATTGCAATTAGTTGCGAGTTTGGATGTTTTATCGCAACACTTAGGATATTTGATTGAGGCAATTCGCCAAAAGGCTAAAGAACATCGTTATACGATAATGGCTGGGCGATCGCATGGTATTCATGCAGAACCAATTACTTTTGGTTTTAAGCTAGCTGGGTGGTTAGCAGAGGTTTTGCGACACCAAGAACGCTTGAGAATTTTACGCGAAACGATTGCTGTGGGTAAAATTTCTGGTGCGGTAGGAACCTACGCCAATATTGAACCACGTGTAGAAGCGATCGCTTGCCAAAAACTCGGACTCCAACCCGATACAGCTTCCACACAAGTTATTTCCCGCGATCGCCATGCTGACTATGTGCAACAATTAGCCCTAGTAGCAGCATCTATTGAACGCTTTGCTGTAGAAATTCGCAATCTGCAAAAAACAGACGTTTTGGAAGTCGAAGAATTTTTTGCCAAAGGTCAAAAAGGTTCCTCTGCTATGCCGCACAAACGGAATCCCATCCGTTCAGAACGACTCACAGGAATGGCGCGACTGGTGAGAAGTCATGCTGGTGCAGCGTTGGAAAACATCGCCCTATGGCACGAGCGAGATATTTCTCACAGTTCTGTAGAACGGGTGATTTTGCCAGATGCTTGCATTTTGACGCACTTCATGCTTGTAGAAATCACCGAATTGGTGAAAAATCTACTAGTCTATCCTGAAAACATGGCGCGGAATCTCAACTGTTATGGTGGCGTGGTTTTCAGTCAGAAAGTGCTACTTGCCTTAATAGAAAAGGGAAGTAGTAGAGAAGAAGCTTATGCGATCGTCCAAGGAAGCGCTCACATAGCTTGGAACAAGCCAGAAGGCGATTTCCACGATTTAATTAGCAAAGACCCGCGTGTTACGCAAAAGTTATCTCTAGCAGAAATTGAGGTGTGTTTTGACCCTAAGCAGCATCTCAAACATCTAGAAGAGGTTTATCAACGTTTGGGTATTTAGAACGAATTGGTCATTGGTCACTTGTACCGAGCGGAGCCGAGGTATTGGTCATTTGTGAAGAGTTATTAATTACTTCTCCCTGCCCCCTGCCCCCTCCCCATTCCCCTAACCAAAGAGCTTGGTCACTCATCGCTAAAATATGGGAAGTATGAATAATAACTATTTGCCAGCTTAGTAGCACTCTGGATGTCGTGATGATTGAAATCCTAGCAACACTTTCTGCTTCTGCAGCGGCAGGAATTAGAGTGGGTATGCCTTTGCTAATCGTTGGATTATTGCAAGGCAGTCAAGTTTGGTCAGAAATCCCAATTTTATCTCGAATTTCCCCACCTGTCTTGCTAGGTTTTTTGACTGTTTGGTCATTGATTGAGCTATTTGCTTCAAAAAAGTTGTTGGGACAGCGATCGCTACAACTAGTTGAGTTATTATTTTCCCCTATTGTGGGGGCAATTATGGCGTTAGCAGTAGCTTCGGCAAACATAGCACCCAACTGGCTAATTGCCTTGATTGGGGGCTTGCTAGCTTTGGTACTGCAGCTAGTCCAAATTGGTTGGTTCTATCGCCTGCGTGGTTTACCGTTATGGGCAGTGTTTCTGCAAGATATTTTGTGCGTTGTACTCGTACTGCTTGCCTTTAAAGCACCTTGGTCTGGAGGATTAATTACTTTACTCCTCCTCTGGTTCGCAGTTCGTAGCGCTCAACAGTGGTATGACTGGTATTGGCAAAGGGGAAGGAGAATTCATTGACATTCACACTTGATGAATAGATTAAGGGTAGGTTTAATCAAGCGATCGCACTTTTTCATCCATACCATAAATGCGATCGCATTGCTGCTTTAGCTGGTCGTAATTCCCGACAGATATTGCTTGCAAAAGGTCTAAAATACCTGAACCCTAGCTAAACCATAGGGAATCTCTTGTCTAAAGCCAGGATATCCACCAG contains these protein-coding regions:
- a CDS encoding type II toxin-antitoxin system VapC family toxin, producing the protein MSLWILDTDSVSLFQGGNLAIARRLNIMDASEIAITIVTVEEQFLGRFQVIRRATSDDLVSAYEKLQITFDSLKSFNVLRFTPEAQKLYTNLLHQKIKVGRQDLRIAAIALSVNGILVTRNNRDFCQVPNLTLDNWTL
- a CDS encoding YihY/virulence factor BrkB family protein translates to MNLQSIWQLLQETLKEWREDKASRLAAALAYYTIFSIAPLLIIVIAIAGAVFGEEAARGEIVRQIQGLVGRDGAEFIEIAIKNANKPQTGAIASMISVVILLLGATGLFTELQDALNTIWEVKPKPGRGVKNVVRQRFLSFALVLGIGFLLLVSLVISAALSALVTFFSNLIPGVDFIWQIVNFLLGFAITTLLFGLIFKVLPDVKITWGDVLIGASLTSLLFSIGRFLLGQYLGNNSFGSTYGAAGSLVVILAWVYYAAQILFFGAEFTQVYARRYGSGIVPDKNAIPVNNKIPSNQGRSRNSSANKKTGSSLINRLMRYFRKSPH
- a CDS encoding DUF421 domain-containing protein, giving the protein MENWFFINWRAIFVPSISVLELFIRGSLVYLALFSVLRFLPSRQLGTLGITDLLVVVLFAEAAQNAMTSNYTSITEGAILVGTVIVWSYLFNWLGYKLPEFQKILNPPPLLLVKNGRMIQRHLQKELITNDELMSKLRQQGVEFLTDVKLAFMEADGSISIITSESQTSITDKQ
- the purB gene encoding adenylosuccinate lyase, with the protein product MIERYTLPEMGNLWSEAYKLKTWLQVEIAVCEAQAELGYIPSQAVEEIKAKANFDPKRVLEIEAEVRHDVIAFLTNVNEYVGDAGRYIHLGLTSSDVLDTALALQLVASLDVLSQHLGYLIEAIRQKAKEHRYTIMAGRSHGIHAEPITFGFKLAGWLAEVLRHQERLRILRETIAVGKISGAVGTYANIEPRVEAIACQKLGLQPDTASTQVISRDRHADYVQQLALVAASIERFAVEIRNLQKTDVLEVEEFFAKGQKGSSAMPHKRNPIRSERLTGMARLVRSHAGAALENIALWHERDISHSSVERVILPDACILTHFMLVEITELVKNLLVYPENMARNLNCYGGVVFSQKVLLALIEKGSSREEAYAIVQGSAHIAWNKPEGDFHDLISKDPRVTQKLSLAEIEVCFDPKQHLKHLEEVYQRLGI
- a CDS encoding DUF4126 domain-containing protein, with protein sequence MIEILATLSASAAAGIRVGMPLLIVGLLQGSQVWSEIPILSRISPPVLLGFLTVWSLIELFASKKLLGQRSLQLVELLFSPIVGAIMALAVASANIAPNWLIALIGGLLALVLQLVQIGWFYRLRGLPLWAVFLQDILCVVLVLLAFKAPWSGGLITLLLLWFAVRSAQQWYDWYWQRGRRIH